Proteins co-encoded in one Zymomonas mobilis subsp. mobilis ATCC 10988 genomic window:
- the rph gene encoding ribonuclease PH, whose protein sequence is MRPSGRTPDQLRSLSIETGFTRHAEGSCLISFGDTRVLVTASLEERLPSWLRGKGQGWVTAEYGMLPRSTHSRTNREAARGKQSGRTQEIQRLIGRSLRAGIDLKKLGERQITIDCDVLQADGGTRTASISGGWVALRLAVNKLLASGQLTEDPIISQVAAVSCGISQGVPVLDLDYAEDSTAEADANFVMMGDSRLIEVQASAEGAPYDEEGLLRLARMGCQQIFAEQKKAVA, encoded by the coding sequence ATGCGTCCTTCAGGTCGAACGCCGGATCAATTACGCTCACTTTCCATCGAAACCGGCTTTACCCGCCATGCCGAAGGCTCCTGCCTGATCAGCTTTGGCGACACCCGCGTTTTGGTCACGGCTTCACTGGAAGAACGCCTGCCTTCATGGTTACGCGGTAAAGGCCAAGGCTGGGTCACGGCAGAATATGGGATGTTACCCCGTTCTACCCACAGCCGCACCAATCGCGAAGCGGCTCGCGGCAAACAGTCAGGCCGGACGCAGGAAATCCAGCGTTTGATCGGTCGCTCTTTGCGCGCCGGTATTGACCTCAAAAAATTGGGTGAAAGACAGATCACCATCGATTGCGATGTGTTGCAGGCCGATGGCGGCACTCGCACCGCTTCGATTTCCGGCGGCTGGGTAGCCCTTCGCCTCGCCGTCAATAAATTACTGGCATCCGGCCAACTGACCGAAGACCCAATCATTTCCCAAGTGGCCGCCGTCTCCTGCGGTATTTCGCAAGGGGTGCCGGTGCTTGATCTTGACTATGCCGAGGATTCAACCGCCGAAGCTGATGCCAATTTCGTGATGATGGGCGATAGCCGCCTGATCGAAGTTCAGGCCAGCGCCGAGGGCGCACCTTATGATGAAGAAGGTCTGTTGCGTCTGGCGCGCATGGGCTGCCAACAAATCTTCGCAGAACAGAAGAAAGCGGTCGCCTAA
- the hrcA gene encoding heat-inducible transcriptional repressor HrcA, producing MSSIPVIELSSRAREIFQLVVESYLGSGLPVGSKTLARQGVNLSPASIRYVLQELETKGLLLSPHISAGRMPTELGLRLFVNGMMQLSEPSEEERSAIEADVIRGHSPKERLVNATTTLSGLSACAGLVLVPKQELVLKQLGFVVLDDNRALAIIVGSDGSVENRVIELSSGFPASALTEASNYINAHFSGYSFSEAKKRLFSQIDLERSELDSAASDLIKRGLAVWSEDSRKRPVLIVRGQSHLLQDASEDLDRAKQLLEELEDKKEIAGLLEKVSESDAAQIFIGSENKLFSLSGSSVIASPYHGEDGHMVGVVAVIGPTRLNYGRIVPMVDFTAKTLSRIIA from the coding sequence ATGTCATCCATACCGGTCATAGAATTATCATCGCGGGCGCGCGAGATTTTCCAACTGGTGGTGGAAAGTTACCTTGGAAGCGGGTTGCCGGTGGGGTCAAAAACACTGGCAAGGCAGGGGGTAAATCTTTCTCCCGCCTCCATTCGTTACGTGCTTCAGGAACTGGAAACCAAAGGCCTGTTGCTAAGCCCGCATATTTCAGCGGGACGTATGCCGACAGAATTGGGCTTGCGTCTGTTCGTCAATGGCATGATGCAGCTTTCGGAGCCGAGTGAGGAAGAACGTTCGGCCATCGAAGCCGATGTTATTCGCGGTCATTCGCCCAAAGAAAGACTGGTCAATGCCACGACGACTTTGTCGGGTCTTTCGGCCTGTGCCGGATTGGTTCTGGTTCCAAAACAAGAGCTGGTTTTAAAACAACTGGGTTTTGTGGTGCTGGATGATAATCGGGCTTTGGCCATTATTGTCGGTTCGGATGGGTCGGTTGAAAACAGGGTAATCGAATTATCATCGGGCTTTCCGGCTTCTGCTTTGACCGAGGCGAGTAACTATATCAACGCTCATTTTTCGGGATATAGTTTTTCCGAAGCCAAAAAACGTCTGTTTAGCCAGATTGATCTGGAGCGGAGCGAGCTGGATTCAGCGGCTTCCGATCTGATTAAGCGCGGTTTGGCTGTCTGGTCGGAAGATAGCCGGAAAAGGCCTGTCCTGATTGTCAGGGGGCAATCCCATCTGCTTCAGGATGCCAGCGAAGACCTTGATCGCGCCAAACAGCTTCTTGAAGAACTGGAAGATAAAAAGGAAATCGCAGGCTTGTTGGAAAAAGTTTCCGAAAGCGATGCGGCACAAATTTTTATCGGTTCCGAAAATAAGTTGTTTTCGCTTTCCGGTTCTTCCGTTATCGCCTCTCCCTATCACGGGGAAGACGGGCATATGGTCGGGGTAGTGGCGGTGATAGGCCCGACAAGGTTGAACTATGGCCGCATCGTCCCCATGGTTGACTTCACAGCAAAAACCTTATCGAGAATAATCGCATGA
- the rdgB gene encoding RdgB/HAM1 family non-canonical purine NTP pyrophosphatase: protein MTQTHSSEKRRRLEPGRLVLASHNQGKLREIRELLSPFGLETVSAAELGLPEPVEDGNSFIANAEIKARFVAEKTGSVALADDSGLCVEALDEAPGIYSARWAGEPRDFDKAMEKVHQELTAKGAEASKRAHFVCALSLCWPDGHVENFEGHVWGNLIWPPRGDRGFGYDPMFVADGHQQSFAEIGAEAKKAISHRSEAFKQLLAACLR, encoded by the coding sequence ATGACCCAGACGCACTCTTCCGAAAAACGCCGCCGTCTCGAACCGGGACGGCTGGTGCTTGCCAGCCATAATCAGGGCAAATTGCGGGAAATCCGCGAACTACTGTCCCCCTTTGGCTTAGAAACCGTTTCAGCGGCGGAATTGGGACTGCCCGAACCTGTCGAAGACGGGAACAGCTTTATCGCCAATGCCGAAATCAAGGCGCGCTTTGTCGCGGAAAAAACCGGCTCGGTTGCCTTGGCCGATGATAGCGGCCTTTGCGTCGAAGCGCTGGACGAAGCCCCCGGTATCTATTCCGCCCGCTGGGCAGGTGAGCCGCGTGATTTTGATAAGGCCATGGAAAAGGTGCATCAGGAATTAACGGCCAAGGGCGCAGAGGCTTCCAAACGGGCGCATTTCGTTTGTGCTTTGTCCCTTTGCTGGCCAGATGGCCATGTCGAAAATTTCGAAGGCCATGTCTGGGGTAATCTGATCTGGCCGCCACGGGGGGATCGGGGCTTCGGTTATGATCCGATGTTTGTCGCCGATGGTCACCAGCAAAGCTTTGCTGAAATCGGTGCCGAGGCCAAAAAAGCCATCAGCCATAGAAGCGAAGCCTTCAAACAACTTTTAGCCGCCTGTCTCCGTTAA
- the grpE gene encoding nucleotide exchange factor GrpE, which yields MTEEQKKYEDAENLESKSENPEEASAEKSENGVEDLQAENEKLKKDLLYSKAEAQNTRRRLEKEKSEAIAYSVTGFARDMLSVADNMERALAAIPDDIKQDEKIKNLVTGIEMTGKELLNILQRHGIKRVESVGQKLDPNLHQAMIEIESEKPEGTVVQEMQAGYTIHDRLLRPAMVGVAKAQSGETKSA from the coding sequence ATGACCGAAGAACAGAAAAAATACGAAGATGCCGAAAATCTGGAAAGCAAAAGCGAAAATCCAGAAGAGGCCTCGGCTGAAAAATCAGAAAATGGGGTAGAGGATTTGCAGGCTGAAAATGAAAAGCTGAAAAAAGACCTACTTTATAGTAAAGCCGAAGCCCAGAATACCCGCCGCCGTCTTGAAAAAGAAAAATCGGAAGCAATTGCCTATTCTGTGACCGGTTTTGCGCGCGACATGCTTTCAGTAGCGGATAATATGGAACGCGCTTTGGCGGCTATTCCTGATGACATCAAGCAGGATGAAAAGATCAAAAATCTGGTCACCGGTATTGAAATGACCGGCAAGGAGCTTTTGAACATCTTGCAGCGTCACGGTATCAAACGGGTCGAATCCGTTGGTCAAAAACTTGATCCTAATCTGCATCAGGCGATGATCGAAATCGAAAGCGAAAAGCCGGAAGGCACTGTCGTTCAGGAAATGCAGGCCGGTTATACCATTCATGACCGTTTATTGCGTCCGGCGATGGTGGGCGTTGCCAAGGCTCAATCTGGTGAGACGAAATCCGCGTGA
- a CDS encoding RsmB/NOP family class I SAM-dependent RNA methyltransferase, with product MNTTRPSRPKGKDSRNEARSFKKEGRASASSAKRPPQRKNAQPIGLPVRKAALQLLEAVLRQGLPLEQVIGRITQGLKQNADRALVHALAAAVLRWCHDLDQLIDSATAKPLAPDVKARMVLRMALAQKLVLKQPAHVAIATVLPLVDGGPRRLVHGVYGSLDRREGVALPEYPTLPDETAYRWEKAWGEPMLAAASRALADQPPVDLTLKNPEETAFWQEKLSGESLFLGHIRLPEGHPPIAELAGYQEGAWWVQDISASLAARLLGKGKNRTILDLCAAPGGKTMQLASQGWQVTAVDIAAKRLTRLHDNLKRMGLSAEVVTADLADYTPKEAVDAILLDAPCSASGIFRRHPDVLYRVSSRIIIDMAEQQKKLLHRASQWVKKGGKLVYAVCSLEPEEGEAVIRDFLAHHSDYRIDSLEKETLPAGLSPSEEGWLRILPENLAEKGGNDGFFIAYFTRYDEKEAK from the coding sequence ATGAATACTACACGGCCATCCCGTCCCAAAGGGAAAGACAGCCGGAATGAGGCGCGTTCTTTTAAAAAAGAGGGACGCGCCTCTGCCTCGTCAGCGAAACGTCCTCCGCAAAGAAAAAATGCCCAGCCTATCGGCCTTCCTGTCAGAAAAGCGGCTTTACAACTTCTTGAAGCGGTATTGCGGCAAGGCTTGCCACTTGAGCAGGTTATTGGCCGAATTACCCAAGGTCTGAAACAAAATGCTGATCGCGCCTTGGTGCATGCTTTGGCGGCGGCGGTGTTGCGTTGGTGTCATGATCTCGATCAACTGATTGATAGTGCGACCGCTAAGCCCCTTGCCCCCGATGTCAAAGCGCGGATGGTTTTGAGAATGGCTCTGGCTCAAAAGCTGGTTTTGAAACAGCCCGCCCATGTAGCGATTGCAACAGTTCTGCCTTTGGTGGATGGAGGCCCTCGCCGTCTGGTTCATGGTGTTTATGGCAGCCTTGATAGACGGGAAGGCGTGGCTTTGCCGGAATATCCGACTTTGCCGGATGAAACCGCCTATCGTTGGGAAAAAGCCTGGGGTGAGCCCATGTTGGCTGCCGCTAGTCGGGCTTTGGCAGACCAGCCGCCGGTTGATCTGACCCTGAAAAATCCCGAAGAGACCGCTTTCTGGCAAGAAAAATTATCCGGTGAAAGCCTGTTTCTAGGTCATATCCGTCTTCCAGAGGGGCATCCCCCGATTGCCGAATTGGCGGGCTATCAGGAAGGCGCATGGTGGGTTCAGGATATTTCGGCTTCCCTTGCTGCCCGATTATTGGGCAAGGGTAAAAATCGCACAATTCTTGATCTTTGCGCTGCCCCCGGTGGCAAGACCATGCAACTGGCTTCTCAAGGGTGGCAGGTCACGGCTGTTGATATTGCAGCCAAAAGATTGACCCGACTGCATGACAATCTGAAACGCATGGGCTTGTCTGCTGAAGTGGTGACGGCTGATCTGGCTGACTACACCCCCAAAGAAGCCGTTGATGCGATTTTGTTGGATGCGCCTTGTTCCGCTAGCGGGATTTTCCGCCGTCATCCTGATGTGCTTTATCGTGTCAGTTCCCGCATCATTATCGATATGGCTGAACAGCAGAAAAAGTTGCTTCACCGTGCATCGCAATGGGTCAAAAAAGGGGGGAAGCTCGTCTATGCCGTCTGCTCTTTGGAGCCGGAAGAAGGCGAAGCGGTTATTCGCGACTTTTTAGCCCATCATTCCGATTACCGGATTGATTCTTTGGAAAAAGAGACGCTGCCTGCCGGTTTGTCACCTTCTGAAGAAGGCTGGCTTCGGATTTTACCAGAAAATCTGGCCGAAAAAGGCGGAAATGATGGCTTTTTTATAGCGTATTTTACACGGTATGACGAAAAAGAAGCA